In Oreochromis niloticus isolate F11D_XX linkage group LG5, O_niloticus_UMD_NMBU, whole genome shotgun sequence, a single window of DNA contains:
- the LOC102081731 gene encoding butyrophilin subfamily 2 member A2 isoform X2 — MELLLLFLSFCFLTLSGLTFGAESGSRVIVMEDDDALLSCSLNNMNIKPMLFDWRKDKDRLQVFMYDDGTLHNKGPPNQAEQFKGRVSHFPEELEHGNASIRIENTKVADSGKYTCEFPRIQPEKIFHIELIVGVAPKPIVRQLDENGLLQCDVDGAFPKPTVEWWDSANQRLPSEEQVAAPKGNRFHITLKTTVTKSGLYRCVSTQKGIWHQISTETFVNKEPEGAAQADKGEEEVGEEVFGAVH, encoded by the exons ATGgagcttcttcttctgtttctgaGCTTCTGTTTCCTGACTTTGTCCGGACTGACGTTTGGTGCTGAATCCG gcTCACGTGTGATTGTGATGGAAGATGACGATGCACTTTTAAGCTGCTCCCTCAACAACATGAACATTAAGCCAATGCTCTTTGACTGGAGAAAAGACAAAGATAGGCTGCAGGTGTTCATGTATGATGATGGTACTCTTCATAATAAGGGCCCTCCAAATCAAGCAGAGCAGTTCAAAGGTCGAGTTTCACATTTTCCTGAAGAACTGGAGCACGGCAATGCCTCCATAAGAATTGAAAACACTAAGGTGGCTGACAGCGGAAAATATACCTGTGAATTTCCACGTATCCAGCCAGAAAAAATATTCCACATTGAGCTTATTGTTG GGGTAGCTCCAAAGCCAATAGTCAGACAGCTTGATGAAAATGGCCTTCTCCAGTGTGATGTTGATGGTGCTTTCCCGAAACCCACAGTAGAGTGGTGGGACAGTGCTAACCAAAGACTTCCATCTGAGGAGCAAGTGGCTGCACCAAAAGGAAATCGCTTCCACATCACCCTCAAAACTACTGTGACCAAATCTGGACTGTATCGCTGTGTCTCCACACAGAAGGGAATCTGGCATCAGATTTCTACTGAGACCTTTGTGAACA AAGAGCCGGAGGGAGCAGCCCAAG
- the LOC102081731 gene encoding butyrophilin subfamily 2 member A2 isoform X3, which translates to MELLLLFLSFCFLTLSGLTFGAESGSRVIVMEDDDALLSCSLNNMNIKPMLFDWRKDKDRLQVFMYDDGTLHNKGPPNQAEQFKGRVSHFPEELEHGNASIRIENTKVADSGKYTCEFPRIQPEKIFHIELIVGVAPKPIVRQLDENGLLQCDVDGAFPKPTVEWWDSANQRLPSEEQVAAPKGNRFHITLKTTVTKSGLYRCVSTQKGIWHQISTETFVNKEPEGAAQDKGEEEVGEEVFGAVH; encoded by the exons ATGgagcttcttcttctgtttctgaGCTTCTGTTTCCTGACTTTGTCCGGACTGACGTTTGGTGCTGAATCCG gcTCACGTGTGATTGTGATGGAAGATGACGATGCACTTTTAAGCTGCTCCCTCAACAACATGAACATTAAGCCAATGCTCTTTGACTGGAGAAAAGACAAAGATAGGCTGCAGGTGTTCATGTATGATGATGGTACTCTTCATAATAAGGGCCCTCCAAATCAAGCAGAGCAGTTCAAAGGTCGAGTTTCACATTTTCCTGAAGAACTGGAGCACGGCAATGCCTCCATAAGAATTGAAAACACTAAGGTGGCTGACAGCGGAAAATATACCTGTGAATTTCCACGTATCCAGCCAGAAAAAATATTCCACATTGAGCTTATTGTTG GGGTAGCTCCAAAGCCAATAGTCAGACAGCTTGATGAAAATGGCCTTCTCCAGTGTGATGTTGATGGTGCTTTCCCGAAACCCACAGTAGAGTGGTGGGACAGTGCTAACCAAAGACTTCCATCTGAGGAGCAAGTGGCTGCACCAAAAGGAAATCGCTTCCACATCACCCTCAAAACTACTGTGACCAAATCTGGACTGTATCGCTGTGTCTCCACACAGAAGGGAATCTGGCATCAGATTTCTACTGAGACCTTTGTGAACA AAGAGCCGGAGGGAGCAGCCCAAG